One genomic window of Ruminococcus gauvreauii includes the following:
- a CDS encoding AAA family ATPase, whose protein sequence is MNQTESLVTEIQKVIVGKEEVIQNVLMAVLARGHILLEDIPGVGKTTLALAFSKVLGMDYKRIQFTPDVIPSDVVGFTVYDKKTDSFIYKPGAVMCNLLLADEINRTSSKTQAALLEVMEEGSVTVDGKTYPVPQPFAVLSTQNPFGSAGTQMLPQSQLDRFMVKLSMGYPDFDSQVNILRDRQNEQPLDSLKQMVSKEDIMSMQREVAQVTVKDNILRYITTLVENTRKHELIQLGVSPRGALAVNNMAKAAAYVSGREYVIPEDIVRIFTDVCAHRVILHPRAKVANTTAEEIMDEIVKDTKAAEVV, encoded by the coding sequence ATGAATCAGACAGAAAGCTTGGTAACTGAAATACAAAAGGTAATCGTCGGCAAAGAGGAGGTCATCCAGAATGTATTGATGGCGGTTCTGGCAAGGGGGCACATCCTGCTGGAGGATATTCCGGGAGTTGGGAAGACGACGCTCGCACTTGCGTTTTCCAAAGTACTGGGGATGGATTATAAGAGGATACAGTTTACGCCGGATGTCATTCCATCGGATGTTGTGGGATTTACGGTGTACGACAAGAAGACGGATTCTTTTATCTACAAACCGGGGGCTGTGATGTGTAATCTGCTGCTGGCAGATGAGATCAACCGTACCTCCAGCAAGACGCAGGCAGCGCTGTTGGAAGTGATGGAAGAGGGAAGTGTGACAGTGGATGGAAAGACATATCCGGTGCCGCAGCCATTTGCCGTGCTTTCTACGCAGAATCCATTTGGTTCCGCGGGCACTCAGATGCTGCCGCAGTCTCAGCTGGACCGGTTTATGGTAAAACTGAGCATGGGCTATCCGGACTTTGACAGTCAGGTCAATATCCTGCGGGATCGTCAGAATGAACAGCCGCTGGATTCTCTGAAACAGATGGTTTCAAAAGAAGATATCATGAGCATGCAGCGGGAGGTAGCGCAGGTGACGGTCAAGGACAACATCCTGCGTTACATCACCACGCTGGTGGAGAATACGAGGAAGCACGAGCTGATCCAGCTCGGAGTCAGCCCGCGCGGGGCACTCGCAGTCAACAACATGGCGAAGGCGGCGGCGTATGTCTCCGGCAGGGAGTATGTGATCCCTGAAGATATCGTGCGGATTTTCACGGATGTCTGCGCACACCGCGTGATCCTGCATCCGCGGGCGAAGGTGGCGAATACGACTGCGGAGGAGATCATGGATGAAATTGTGAAGGATACAAAGGCGGCTGAAGTCGTCTGA
- a CDS encoding DUF58 domain-containing protein — protein MKGNMAKSRICYGIWFLLTILLYLWSDSWTALFLAAVTVLLAVFSGISVLLMKHKVDCTFEIRRMTGKKRPIRGVLCMTNRGMIPIPKAGCRLRIENRVTGEETTQFLYCSLPAAKTERVEWELKSNYCGNIRITVESLQCFDVFGMFSVRELPGTKGQAIVLPDIFPTEVVITESNTSNWESVTYSSVKKGDDPSEIFGIREYMPGDSLKSIHWKLSGKLDELYVKELSLPVENSILVVYETGILGEKPEKASVRDAMMEAFLSVSQSLIEDGHIHALGWYDQAKERFTCEEVPTEDDLAAMLGGLLAVRPGENGYSSLHYYLQDYIENPFAHIIYITAQQPGAELDRLMQFCTVSVLLCKEKLSEKEQGAQGTHLVFSPDHMEEALCQLIV, from the coding sequence GTGAAAGGGAATATGGCTAAATCCAGAATTTGTTATGGGATCTGGTTTCTGCTCACAATCCTGCTGTATCTCTGGTCTGATTCCTGGACGGCACTTTTCCTGGCTGCAGTGACGGTCCTGCTGGCCGTATTCAGCGGCATCAGTGTTCTGCTGATGAAGCATAAAGTGGACTGCACATTTGAGATACGCAGGATGACGGGAAAGAAAAGACCGATACGGGGCGTACTGTGCATGACCAACCGGGGGATGATCCCCATTCCGAAAGCCGGCTGCCGGCTGCGCATCGAGAACCGTGTGACAGGTGAGGAGACGACACAATTTCTGTACTGTTCCCTGCCTGCTGCTAAGACAGAGCGCGTGGAATGGGAGCTGAAGAGCAATTATTGCGGAAATATCAGGATCACGGTGGAAAGTCTCCAGTGCTTTGATGTGTTTGGGATGTTTTCCGTGAGAGAACTGCCAGGTACCAAAGGGCAGGCAATTGTGCTTCCGGATATTTTCCCAACGGAGGTTGTGATCACAGAGAGCAATACCTCCAACTGGGAGAGCGTGACATACTCCAGTGTGAAAAAGGGAGATGACCCGAGTGAAATATTCGGTATCCGTGAGTATATGCCCGGCGACAGCCTGAAGAGCATACACTGGAAACTCTCCGGAAAGCTGGACGAACTGTATGTCAAGGAACTGAGCCTGCCGGTGGAGAATTCCATTCTGGTGGTGTATGAGACGGGGATTCTGGGTGAGAAGCCAGAGAAGGCGAGTGTCCGGGACGCCATGATGGAGGCATTTCTTTCGGTGTCGCAGTCTTTGATAGAAGACGGGCACATTCATGCGCTGGGATGGTATGACCAGGCAAAAGAGCGGTTTACCTGCGAGGAGGTACCGACGGAGGATGACCTTGCCGCTATGTTGGGAGGACTGCTGGCGGTCCGTCCGGGTGAGAACGGGTACAGCAGCCTGCACTATTATCTGCAGGATTATATTGAGAATCCATTTGCACATATTATCTATATCACGGCACAGCAGCCGGGCGCAGAACTCGACCGGCTGATGCAGTTTTGTACAGTAAGTGTTCTGCTGTGCAAAGAAAAACTTTCGGAGAAGGAGCAGGGGGCACAGGGTACGCATCTTGTGTTTTCACCGGATCATATGGAGGAAGCACTGTGTCAGCTGATAGTTTAG
- a CDS encoding transglutaminase-like domain-containing protein, with the protein MSETRRRSRKKIPGLKIEIVQESSAKGRLLQGINEAGSVGVLYAGVILSLLSMFAVPQQVWAAAVAGLAVLVLLLAGGRLKKVGYVLCGLLFAVFLAVVLLKQTPVYQGLLLVCNDALGQLGHHLGVMKDAFEVTAAEASYLLCYLLFVGIFSVFLALICHSVAESRNNYLMFLLLLPLLVLQMVFGVKESSWPLIVLLLGVILCIAGNGAQGTKNRKNAGISRNAALVQMLALLTVIFTAGLFALRAALPADSYQTAGFVTALRGKIHSISDEIRYEKDETNSFTQGQFTGLKDLVLTDKTALKVVMDKPTSMYLRGYVGSVYTSEGWEETEKPVFYENKELLAGLHEKGFNALTQLPGIYRLEHPDTEDEMVKVTVQNVNANSKYIYTPYELESNPEEMEQAAVIGDERIGSKGLFGSRLYQYETSFNMVRQYPQIAAEFYNRKGQEEFRNYTEAESYYNAFVYRQYTEVPRDIMTLLQAHLKMEPAGEGTHLAYEDANAAVMGYLNKKITYSEEITEFTGGDFLKNFMEVSAKGYSVHYATAAVMMYRYFGIPARYVEGYLITPELVKDAESYSEISVTGKEAHAWVEIYQDGIGWVPMEVTPPYLDKMERPEYEISQSSMFGEEGDEGGADDGESEQIEDDTPDTPPDEEKQKKKEASDIGVWILLGALVMLALWLLLFIVYIIVKRHAMHRELRAIKEADDRTAVCLLCRYLDKWLCYAGLWNGSGSRYDVCGVIEEHFDESAAGEYRNMIDIVQRGAYSDRMISGEERREVLKVTGKMRENILKETRFRKKIRMKFWDFMY; encoded by the coding sequence ATGAGTGAGACGAGAAGAAGATCCAGAAAAAAGATTCCGGGGTTAAAAATAGAGATTGTGCAGGAATCTTCGGCGAAAGGGAGACTCCTTCAGGGGATAAACGAGGCGGGAAGTGTCGGTGTGCTTTATGCAGGCGTGATACTGTCTCTGCTGTCCATGTTCGCCGTGCCGCAGCAGGTATGGGCGGCGGCGGTGGCCGGACTGGCGGTGCTGGTCCTGCTGCTGGCCGGCGGGCGGCTTAAAAAAGTGGGATATGTGTTATGCGGCTTATTGTTTGCGGTGTTTTTGGCTGTGGTTCTGCTGAAACAGACACCGGTATACCAGGGGCTGCTGCTGGTTTGCAATGACGCACTGGGACAGCTGGGACATCATCTGGGAGTCATGAAGGATGCATTTGAAGTCACGGCAGCGGAAGCGTCATATCTATTATGTTATCTGCTGTTTGTCGGGATATTTTCCGTGTTTCTGGCGCTGATCTGTCACAGTGTGGCGGAGAGCAGGAACAATTATCTGATGTTTTTGCTGCTGCTTCCGCTTCTGGTGCTGCAGATGGTGTTCGGCGTGAAGGAATCATCCTGGCCGCTTATTGTCCTGCTGCTGGGAGTCATACTGTGCATTGCAGGGAACGGCGCCCAAGGCACCAAAAACAGAAAAAATGCGGGGATTTCGAGGAATGCGGCGCTGGTCCAAATGCTTGCGCTGCTTACGGTGATCTTTACTGCGGGACTGTTTGCACTGCGGGCCGCGCTGCCGGCGGATTCCTATCAGACAGCAGGCTTTGTCACCGCTCTCAGGGGAAAGATCCACAGCATATCAGATGAAATCCGCTATGAAAAAGATGAGACAAATTCGTTTACTCAGGGGCAGTTCACCGGGCTGAAGGATTTGGTGCTGACAGACAAGACGGCGCTGAAGGTTGTGATGGATAAACCGACCTCCATGTATCTGAGAGGGTATGTAGGGAGCGTTTATACCTCAGAAGGATGGGAAGAGACCGAGAAACCGGTCTTCTACGAGAACAAAGAGCTGCTTGCGGGGCTTCATGAAAAGGGATTTAACGCGCTGACACAGCTGCCCGGTATTTACCGGCTGGAACATCCGGATACAGAGGATGAGATGGTCAAAGTGACGGTACAGAATGTAAATGCAAACAGTAAATACATCTATACACCGTACGAGCTCGAGAGTAATCCGGAAGAGATGGAACAGGCCGCAGTGATCGGAGACGAGCGCATCGGCTCCAAAGGACTGTTCGGAAGCCGTCTGTATCAGTATGAGACCTCTTTTAATATGGTCAGGCAGTATCCCCAGATCGCCGCTGAATTCTATAATCGGAAAGGTCAGGAGGAATTCAGGAACTATACGGAAGCAGAGAGCTACTATAATGCATTTGTTTACAGACAGTATACGGAGGTCCCCCGGGATATCATGACGCTGCTGCAGGCACATCTGAAGATGGAACCTGCCGGGGAGGGGACCCATCTGGCTTACGAAGATGCAAATGCGGCGGTGATGGGATATCTGAACAAAAAAATCACCTATTCGGAGGAAATTACGGAATTTACGGGCGGTGATTTCCTTAAGAATTTCATGGAAGTATCCGCAAAAGGATATTCTGTCCACTACGCTACCGCTGCTGTGATGATGTATCGCTACTTTGGCATACCGGCACGCTATGTGGAAGGGTATCTGATCACGCCGGAACTGGTAAAAGACGCGGAGAGTTACAGCGAGATCAGTGTGACCGGCAAAGAAGCCCACGCCTGGGTGGAGATCTATCAGGACGGGATCGGCTGGGTGCCGATGGAGGTGACGCCTCCGTATCTCGACAAGATGGAACGTCCGGAGTATGAAATTTCCCAGTCCTCCATGTTTGGAGAAGAGGGAGATGAGGGTGGAGCTGACGATGGTGAATCCGAGCAGATAGAGGATGACACACCGGATACGCCTCCTGATGAGGAAAAACAGAAGAAGAAGGAAGCATCCGACATAGGAGTTTGGATCTTATTGGGCGCGCTTGTCATGCTGGCGCTGTGGCTGCTGCTGTTCATCGTCTATATCATTGTAAAACGTCATGCGATGCACAGAGAACTGCGCGCGATCAAAGAGGCTGATGACAGGACTGCGGTCTGCCTTCTCTGCAGGTATCTGGATAAGTGGCTGTGTTATGCCGGACTCTGGAACGGGAGTGGTTCCCGTTACGACGTATGCGGTGTAATTGAAGAACATTTTGATGAGTCGGCTGCCGGGGAATACCGGAATATGATCGATATTGTGCAGCGGGGCGCTTACAGCGACCGGATGATCAGCGGGGAGGAGCGCCGTGAGGTATTGAAAGTTACCGGAAAAATGAGGGAAAATATTTTAAAAGAGACGAGATTCAGGAAGAAAATACGCATGAAATTCTGGGATTTTATGTACTGA
- a CDS encoding leucine-rich repeat domain-containing protein — MKVIFNEQNWQQLQKMNGTYRRDMAVKHRSHVLQIPKYYQFIGDKALCNNMKVRSLKLPEACAIIGNSAFEGSQIEREIILPQTMKVIGRKAFAHTPNLRKMFIPKSVKRIGEGAFRECKKLKKVVFEGDSQLQILREGVFDSCTGMVSMQFPDHLQRIERRALYRCKQLTDAELPPTVRYIGEEAFYFTMMDHLNLPKGLVEIGDSAFFKCGMLTEVSVPPSVRRIGRWVFHGCNRLKTLEILHDPDMIGEWIINRSATIRCRKGSAVDEYCREYGFKTEYV, encoded by the coding sequence TTGAAAGTAATATTCAATGAACAAAACTGGCAGCAGCTTCAGAAGATGAATGGCACATACCGCAGGGATATGGCAGTCAAACACAGAAGTCATGTGCTCCAGATCCCGAAATATTATCAGTTTATCGGGGATAAGGCATTATGCAATAATATGAAGGTGCGTTCCCTGAAACTTCCGGAGGCGTGTGCCATCATCGGCAACAGTGCTTTCGAGGGTTCGCAGATCGAACGGGAGATCATCCTGCCGCAGACCATGAAGGTCATCGGCAGGAAGGCGTTTGCCCATACGCCGAATCTTCGAAAAATGTTCATACCCAAAAGCGTAAAACGTATTGGCGAGGGAGCATTCAGAGAATGCAAGAAGCTTAAAAAAGTGGTATTTGAGGGAGATTCCCAGCTCCAGATTCTGAGAGAGGGTGTCTTCGATAGCTGTACCGGTATGGTGTCCATGCAGTTTCCGGACCATCTGCAGAGGATTGAGAGAAGGGCGCTGTACCGCTGCAAGCAGCTGACGGACGCAGAACTTCCACCTACAGTGCGCTACATCGGGGAGGAGGCGTTCTATTTTACCATGATGGATCATCTGAATCTTCCAAAGGGTCTGGTGGAGATCGGAGACAGTGCGTTTTTTAAATGCGGTATGCTGACGGAGGTATCCGTACCTCCGAGCGTCCGGAGGATCGGGCGGTGGGTTTTCCACGGGTGCAACCGGCTTAAGACTCTTGAAATCCTGCATGATCCTGATATGATCGGGGAGTGGATCATCAACAGAAGTGCCACGATCCGGTGCCGGAAAGGGTCGGCAGTCGACGAATACTGCCGGGAGTACGGTTTTAAGACGGAGTACGTATAA
- a CDS encoding LysR family transcriptional regulator — MTLRHLRIFIAVAETKSMSEAARQCFITQPTVSQTIHELEEHYGTQLFERLSRKLYITDSGTRLLSYARQVVDQFEILEHSMLDNPARETLHIGATITVGTCLLPQILNDFEQKMPGIDTYACISNTAEIEQKLLDSSLDIGIVEGNVQSPELISIPMIEDYLVLACDRSHPFATRRIIRAEELEYEKFVMRESGSGTRALFEHYLHRHNLQVTIGWEANSPLAIRNAILYNRGLSVISVRLFEQEILTGDIHVICLASREWERTFKLVYHKNKYLTPSIEAMRSILPNYRRPDFLGGIEVGLLQDNMYE, encoded by the coding sequence ATGACGTTACGCCATCTTCGTATTTTCATAGCAGTCGCCGAAACAAAGAGTATGAGTGAAGCGGCGCGCCAGTGTTTCATCACCCAGCCCACCGTCAGCCAGACGATCCACGAGCTGGAAGAACACTATGGCACGCAGCTGTTTGAACGCCTGTCCAGGAAACTGTACATCACAGATTCCGGCACACGGCTTCTGTCCTACGCCCGCCAGGTCGTCGATCAGTTTGAGATCCTTGAGCACAGTATGCTGGACAATCCTGCAAGAGAAACGCTTCACATCGGCGCGACCATCACCGTCGGCACCTGCCTGCTTCCGCAGATCCTGAATGATTTTGAACAAAAAATGCCCGGCATAGACACGTACGCCTGCATCAGCAATACGGCAGAGATCGAGCAGAAATTACTGGATTCCAGCCTGGATATCGGCATCGTAGAGGGTAATGTGCAGTCTCCCGAACTGATTTCCATTCCGATGATCGAGGATTACCTTGTTCTCGCCTGTGACCGCTCCCATCCCTTTGCCACGCGCAGGATCATCCGGGCAGAAGAACTGGAATACGAGAAGTTTGTAATGCGGGAATCCGGCAGCGGAACCCGCGCATTGTTCGAGCATTATCTGCACCGCCACAATCTGCAGGTCACGATCGGATGGGAGGCCAACAGCCCCCTCGCAATCCGAAATGCCATTCTGTACAACCGGGGCCTGTCGGTCATCTCCGTCCGGCTGTTTGAACAGGAAATACTGACCGGCGACATCCATGTGATATGCCTTGCCTCAAGGGAATGGGAACGTACCTTTAAACTTGTCTATCACAAGAATAAATATCTGACTCCGTCCATAGAAGCCATGCGCAGTATCCTGCCCAATTACCGCAGGCCTGATTTTCTGGGGGGCATCGAAGTCGGACTGCTTCAGGATAACATGTACGAGTGA
- the galE gene encoding UDP-glucose 4-epimerase GalE — protein MKILVTGGAGYIGSHTCVELLNHGYDVVILDNLCNSSPKAVERIAQIAGKRPVFYQGDLLDRPFVEQVFDSESIDAVIHFAGLKAVGESVEKPLEYYYNNITGTLILCDVMRSHNCFNIVFSSSATVYGDPAFVPITEECPKGEITNPYGQTKGMLEQILTDFNVGDPRWNVMLLRYFNPIGAHESGLIGEDPKGIPNNLVPYIAQVAVGKLKCLGVFGDDYDTPDGTGVRDYIHVVDLAGGHVKALEKLTASKGVSIYNLGTGIGYSVLDVVKAYEKACGKEIPYEIKPRRAGDIAACYADPSKAERELGWKARFGIEEMCADSWRWQSMNPDGYDS, from the coding sequence ATGAAAATTTTAGTGACCGGCGGTGCAGGGTATATCGGGAGCCATACCTGCGTGGAACTGTTGAACCATGGATATGACGTTGTGATTCTGGATAATCTGTGCAATTCCAGTCCGAAAGCGGTGGAGAGAATCGCTCAGATCGCAGGAAAAAGACCCGTATTTTATCAGGGTGATCTGCTGGACCGGCCGTTTGTGGAGCAGGTATTTGACTCAGAGAGTATCGATGCGGTGATTCATTTTGCAGGTCTGAAGGCTGTGGGTGAATCTGTTGAAAAACCTCTTGAGTATTATTATAACAATATCACGGGCACGCTGATCCTGTGTGATGTGATGCGCAGCCATAACTGTTTTAATATAGTGTTCAGTTCTTCTGCGACCGTATACGGGGACCCGGCGTTCGTGCCGATCACGGAAGAATGCCCAAAAGGAGAGATTACGAATCCTTACGGACAGACGAAGGGCATGCTGGAACAGATCCTGACGGATTTTAATGTGGGCGATCCCAGATGGAATGTCATGCTGCTGCGCTATTTCAACCCAATCGGGGCACATGAGTCCGGATTGATCGGGGAGGATCCGAAGGGCATACCGAATAATCTCGTGCCCTACATCGCACAGGTGGCCGTCGGCAAACTTAAATGTCTCGGAGTGTTCGGCGATGATTATGACACACCGGATGGAACAGGCGTCAGGGATTACATTCATGTAGTCGACCTTGCTGGCGGGCATGTGAAAGCGCTGGAGAAACTGACCGCATCGAAGGGAGTCTCCATCTATAATCTGGGAACAGGCATCGGCTACAGTGTGCTGGACGTGGTAAAGGCGTATGAGAAGGCGTGCGGAAAAGAGATCCCGTATGAAATCAAACCGAGAAGGGCAGGGGACATAGCAGCCTGCTATGCGGATCCGTCAAAGGCAGAGCGGGAACTTGGATGGAAGGCGCGTTTCGGAATCGAGGAGATGTGCGCCGATTCCTGGAGATGGCAGTCGATGAATCCCGACGGATACGATTCCTGA